From Streptomyces griseorubiginosus, one genomic window encodes:
- a CDS encoding glycoside hydrolase family 43 protein: MTTRPPTPSRRTLLRAMAALPASAVLLGELPGPALAAAPPSGSATRYTIVPFLNSNDGTVNVYQSDDATDFRLLKSSAYTPPSNRIRDASFLKHTDGYYYLTYTTHTWQDVSTTIGFARSSDRANWTFLYDYTVPIANLSRAWAPEWFVDGDGSVNVIVSCSLTSDEWIFTPYRLRATNSALTTWSSPVALAGLGANHIDTYVVRTGSTYHAFTKNETTKYIEYATASSLTGPYSISRTGNWAGWGSYREGPSVIQLDNGGWRIFFDGYGDGTYYYSDSYDTFATWSAPAALPVISGTARHFTVVKETVSGGPSLAKNVTRSFRSANYTTRYWQNQSSQLNLPVVTASSTAAEKTASTFTVVAGLADSSGFSFRDSSGNYLRHWDFRARFDANDGTSTFAKDATFIARTGSSSGSIRWESYNYPGYYLRHYNYQLRVARTDGTELFRQDSSFVPVAGWA; this comes from the coding sequence GTGACCACACGTCCCCCCACGCCGTCCCGCCGCACCCTGCTCCGCGCGATGGCCGCGTTGCCTGCCTCGGCTGTCCTGCTGGGCGAGCTGCCGGGCCCGGCCCTGGCCGCCGCCCCGCCGAGCGGCTCCGCCACCCGCTACACGATCGTGCCTTTCCTCAACAGCAACGACGGCACGGTGAACGTCTACCAGTCCGACGACGCCACGGACTTCCGGCTGCTCAAGTCCTCCGCCTACACGCCGCCCAGCAACAGGATCCGCGACGCGAGCTTCCTCAAGCACACCGACGGCTACTACTACCTCACGTACACGACCCACACCTGGCAGGACGTCAGCACCACCATCGGCTTCGCGCGCAGCTCCGACCGGGCCAACTGGACCTTCCTGTACGACTACACGGTCCCGATCGCCAACCTGTCCCGCGCGTGGGCGCCGGAGTGGTTCGTCGACGGCGACGGCAGCGTGAACGTCATCGTGTCCTGCTCGCTCACCAGCGACGAGTGGATCTTCACGCCGTACCGTCTGCGGGCCACGAACTCGGCCCTGACGACGTGGAGTTCACCGGTGGCCCTGGCGGGCCTCGGCGCGAACCACATCGACACCTACGTGGTGAGGACCGGCTCGACCTACCACGCCTTCACCAAGAACGAGACGACGAAGTACATCGAGTACGCGACGGCGTCCTCCCTGACGGGCCCCTACTCCATCTCCAGGACGGGGAACTGGGCGGGATGGGGCAGCTACCGCGAGGGCCCGTCCGTGATCCAGCTCGACAACGGCGGCTGGCGGATCTTCTTCGACGGCTACGGCGACGGCACCTACTACTACAGCGACAGCTACGACACCTTCGCGACCTGGTCGGCCCCGGCCGCACTGCCGGTGATCTCGGGCACGGCACGCCACTTCACGGTCGTCAAGGAGACGGTGTCCGGCGGCCCCTCGCTCGCGAAGAACGTGACGCGCTCCTTCCGCTCGGCCAACTACACCACCCGCTACTGGCAGAACCAGTCCTCGCAGCTCAACCTCCCGGTGGTGACCGCCTCCAGCACGGCCGCCGAGAAGACGGCGTCCACCTTCACGGTGGTCGCCGGCCTCGCCGACTCGAGCGGCTTCTCCTTCCGCGACTCCTCCGGCAACTACCTGCGCCACTGGGACTTCCGCGCCCGCTTCGACGCCAACGACGGCACCTCGACCTTCGCCAAGGACGCGACGTTCATCGCCCGCACGGGCTCGTCGTCGGGCTCGATCCGCTGGGAGTCGTACAACTACCCCGGTTACTACCTGCGCCACTACAACTACCAACTCCGCGTGGCCCGGACGGACGGGACGGAGCTGTTCCGGCAGGACAGTTCTTTCGTGCCGGTGGCGGGCTGGGCCTGA
- a CDS encoding amidase encodes MTYDRSAGLVETARALAAGEITSLALVERTLARIESSQGSLNAFRIVRTEAALAEAVAADAQLATGARKPLLGVPVAVKDDMDVAGEPTAFGCRGEFPAVARDGEAVRRLRAAGAVIVGKTNTCEFGQWPFTEGPAFGATRNPWSPAHTPGGSSGGSAAAVAAGLVPAALGSDGAGSVRIPASWTHLVGIKPQRGRISTWPRGESFQGITVNGTLARTVADAALLLDAASGNHDLDPHRPPAVEAAAAVGRDPGRLRIALALKPPFTALPARLQPEVRARVVELAEKLSDLGHTVEEADPPYGQIGLTFIPRATAGIAERVREAPFPALLDRRTRDAARLGGLLGGVPLRAARRAEAVLHRRIGGFFASYDVVLAPTTAAPPPRIGAMLELGGLATDRAMIAACPYAWPWNVLGWPGVNVPAGFVGGGLPVGAQLLGPANSEPLLLSLAAQLEAELRWHESWPPERVALNSPAA; translated from the coding sequence ATGACGTACGACCGCTCCGCAGGGCTGGTGGAGACCGCCCGGGCGCTGGCCGCCGGCGAGATCACCTCCCTGGCCCTCGTCGAACGGACCCTGGCGCGGATCGAGTCCTCCCAGGGCTCCCTCAACGCCTTCCGGATCGTACGGACCGAGGCCGCGCTCGCCGAGGCGGTGGCCGCCGACGCCCAACTGGCCACCGGGGCACGCAAACCACTGCTCGGCGTGCCCGTCGCCGTCAAGGACGACATGGACGTGGCGGGCGAGCCGACCGCGTTCGGCTGCCGGGGCGAGTTCCCCGCGGTCGCCCGGGACGGTGAGGCGGTACGACGGCTGCGCGCGGCCGGGGCCGTGATCGTCGGCAAGACCAACACCTGCGAGTTCGGGCAGTGGCCGTTCACCGAGGGACCCGCCTTCGGGGCGACCCGCAATCCCTGGAGCCCGGCGCACACCCCGGGCGGCTCGTCCGGCGGGTCCGCCGCGGCCGTGGCCGCCGGTCTCGTGCCCGCCGCGCTCGGCTCGGACGGGGCCGGTTCGGTACGGATCCCCGCCTCCTGGACCCACCTCGTCGGCATCAAGCCGCAGCGCGGGCGCATCTCCACCTGGCCGCGCGGCGAGTCCTTCCAGGGCATCACCGTCAACGGCACCCTCGCCCGCACGGTCGCCGACGCGGCCCTGCTCCTAGACGCGGCGAGCGGCAACCATGACCTGGACCCGCACCGCCCGCCCGCCGTCGAGGCCGCCGCGGCCGTCGGTCGCGACCCCGGCCGGCTACGCATCGCGCTCGCCCTCAAGCCGCCGTTCACCGCACTGCCCGCCCGGCTCCAGCCGGAGGTCCGGGCCCGGGTCGTCGAACTCGCCGAGAAACTCAGCGACTTGGGGCACACGGTCGAGGAGGCCGATCCACCGTACGGCCAGATCGGGCTCACCTTCATCCCGCGCGCCACCGCCGGTATCGCCGAACGGGTCCGCGAGGCCCCCTTCCCCGCGCTCCTCGACCGCCGTACCCGTGACGCGGCCCGGCTCGGCGGACTGCTGGGCGGGGTGCCGCTGCGGGCGGCGCGGCGCGCGGAGGCGGTGCTGCACCGCCGTATCGGCGGGTTCTTCGCGTCGTACGACGTCGTCCTCGCCCCCACCACGGCCGCTCCCCCACCGCGCATCGGGGCCATGCTGGAGCTTGGCGGACTGGCCACCGACCGGGCGATGATCGCGGCCTGTCCCTATGCCTGGCCGTGGAACGTGCTGGGGTGGCCGGGTGTCAACGTGCCCGCCGGGTTCGTCGGGGGCGGTCTGCCGGTCGGGGCCCAGCTGCTCGGGCCGGCGAACAGCGAACCCCTGCTGCTGTCGCTCGCCGCGCAGTTGGAGGCGGAGCTGCGCTGGCACGAGTCCTGGCCGCCCGAGCGGGTCGCGCTGAATTCCCCCGCCGCGTGA
- a CDS encoding flotillin family protein, which produces MPMVVGVVAGVAVGAIAVLIGLFKLMWRVAEPNEALIISGSNHKTEGLEAGMGFRIVTGRGTLVLPGVQAVRKLSLDLNETELHVDCVTHQGIPLKVRGVVIFKVGDDFVSIANAGRRFLDQQKLMSERVHNVFAGHLRSIVGGLTVEDMIRDREKLTGQTRAACGTEMEKLGLIVDSLQIHEIEDPTGYIQNLAMPHAAAVQRDARIAQAEANRLATEAEQQSFARMAEATRDSEILQAGYQAERDKAAAKARQAGPLADAGARQEVVVQETRVAELEAHRREQQLQADVRKPADAKAYEKRTLAEAERDARISGAEAKAKETELAAAAEATRVKAAASAEAEATKARGTAMAASTRATGEAEAAAAQAKGLAEAEAARAKGLAEAEAIKARAAALAENQEAVVAQQLAENWPEIVKAGASAFGNVDNMVVLNGADGMADMLAKALTMGGTGLGLARQLLASMNQNGQNVNGTSLNGVATPPVQKVPVKE; this is translated from the coding sequence ATGCCGATGGTTGTCGGCGTCGTTGCGGGGGTGGCCGTAGGTGCCATCGCCGTTCTGATCGGTCTGTTCAAGCTGATGTGGCGTGTCGCGGAACCCAACGAGGCACTGATCATCTCGGGCTCGAACCACAAGACCGAGGGGCTCGAAGCGGGCATGGGATTCCGCATCGTCACCGGGCGGGGCACGCTGGTGCTGCCCGGTGTGCAGGCGGTGCGCAAGCTCTCGCTGGATCTGAACGAGACCGAACTGCATGTGGACTGCGTGACCCACCAGGGCATTCCGCTCAAGGTGCGGGGCGTGGTCATCTTCAAGGTGGGCGACGACTTCGTGTCGATCGCCAACGCGGGGCGCCGCTTCCTCGACCAGCAGAAGCTGATGTCGGAGCGGGTGCACAACGTGTTCGCCGGTCATCTGCGGTCCATCGTCGGCGGGTTGACCGTTGAGGACATGATCCGCGACCGGGAGAAGCTCACCGGGCAGACCCGGGCCGCCTGCGGCACGGAGATGGAGAAGCTGGGGCTCATCGTCGACTCCCTGCAGATCCACGAGATCGAGGACCCGACCGGGTACATCCAGAACCTGGCGATGCCGCACGCGGCGGCCGTCCAGCGGGACGCGCGCATCGCGCAGGCCGAGGCGAACCGGCTGGCCACCGAGGCCGAGCAGCAGTCGTTCGCCCGGATGGCGGAGGCCACCCGGGACAGCGAGATCCTCCAGGCCGGCTACCAGGCCGAGCGGGACAAGGCGGCCGCGAAGGCGCGCCAGGCCGGTCCGCTCGCGGACGCCGGGGCCCGGCAGGAGGTCGTCGTCCAGGAGACCCGGGTCGCCGAACTCGAGGCGCACCGGCGGGAGCAGCAGCTCCAGGCGGACGTCCGCAAGCCGGCGGACGCCAAGGCCTACGAGAAGCGCACGCTGGCCGAGGCCGAGCGTGACGCGCGGATCTCCGGGGCCGAGGCCAAGGCGAAGGAGACCGAGCTGGCCGCGGCGGCCGAGGCCACCCGGGTCAAGGCGGCGGCCAGTGCCGAGGCCGAGGCGACCAAGGCCCGCGGTACGGCCATGGCGGCGTCCACCCGGGCCACGGGTGAGGCGGAGGCCGCGGCGGCGCAGGCCAAGGGTCTGGCCGAGGCGGAGGCCGCGCGGGCGAAGGGGCTCGCGGAGGCGGAGGCCATCAAGGCCCGTGCCGCCGCCCTCGCCGAGAACCAGGAGGCGGTCGTCGCCCAGCAACTCGCCGAGAACTGGCCGGAGATCGTCAAGGCCGGCGCGTCCGCGTTCGGCAACGTCGACAACATGGTGGTGCTCAACGGCGCCGACGGCATGGCGGACATGCTCGCCAAGGCGCTCACCATGGGTGGCACGGGGCTGGGACTCGCCCGTCAGCTGCTGGCGTCGATGAACCAGAACGGGCAGAACGTCAACGGCACTTCGCTGAACGGCGTCGCCACACCGCCCGTGCAGAAGGTTCCGGTCAAGGAATAG
- a CDS encoding RICIN domain-containing protein, with product MSGNRRTAALGASLGLALTAALSFSSPAPSAQAATATTAWQAGAFQVDTPNLVRRSNVVLTRPNTAQSQFMPLGNGTMGAAVWAAGGFTAQLNRSDTFPQRKSPGWLTIPGLSALTSAPDFTAHLDLYDGTLVESGGGMTATIYTRADKDELVVDVTGADPGSAQTAQLALWSGRSPQALASGKIATLGETWVDNTQSGASGDTFGSLGAITAGGQGVSASVVDSKTVKVSFTPNSDGSFRVVAAAPHWTGGDAQATATTLLGSDATTASSTLKASHLSWWHSFWGRVGLIKLSSSDGSADYMENLRVLDLYGAAAQSRDTYPGSQAGIADLFSPYQDSHRWDPGAWWHWNTRMQVQANLSAGAFDLNDPYFRLYRDNLSNIQGWTKAHMGNRAGICVPETMRFNGVGYENGSNYAALNCDSATSATWNARTISTGAEVGLWVWQQYKMTGDQSFLSANYPLMAEAARFLLAYSTTGADGFLHTFPSNAHETQWDVHDPTTDIAAMQALFPVTVQAAQTLGRDADLVTQLNAAIPKIRPFARTDIATKSQLLSAADDAAGADMLAPSYDPSATKHNSENIGLEPVWPYNLIGDSGSLTDLAKRTFTNRPNKLENDWSNDPIQAARLGLGSDVASTLVGLTKKYQTLPSGLATFVGNEPYGEQQGVVAAALSEALVQDYDGLVRIAPALPSGWDADGTVFIQGGSKVSVQVRGGTVTTVGINAGSTGTINVRNPWPSQQVQVVDGDDESTVVVASTTASQIAVPAVNGHSYLVQQVSDPVGGRTVTAVTGTPATQPRTLGSVSIGLTATGSLVSAASNRCMDDPGASTTNGTQIDIWDCGGGTNQKWTPTAGNALTVLGKCLDASGGGTTNGTKVIIYTCSGSTNQQWTFQADGSIKGVQSGLCLDVTGGATTNGTKLQLWTCTGAANQRWTKV from the coding sequence ATGTCCGGTAACCGAAGAACGGCTGCACTGGGCGCCTCCCTCGGCCTCGCCCTGACCGCAGCCCTCTCCTTTTCATCCCCCGCCCCTTCCGCCCAAGCGGCGACGGCAACGACCGCCTGGCAGGCAGGGGCGTTCCAGGTCGACACCCCGAACCTGGTCCGCCGCTCGAACGTGGTCCTCACCAGGCCCAATACAGCCCAGTCGCAGTTCATGCCGCTCGGCAACGGCACGATGGGCGCCGCGGTCTGGGCGGCCGGTGGGTTCACCGCGCAGCTCAACCGCTCCGACACCTTTCCGCAGCGCAAGTCGCCGGGCTGGCTGACCATACCGGGGCTGTCCGCACTCACCAGCGCCCCGGACTTCACCGCCCACCTCGACCTCTACGACGGCACCCTGGTCGAGTCCGGGGGCGGTATGACCGCCACCATCTACACCCGCGCGGACAAGGACGAACTGGTCGTCGACGTCACCGGCGCCGATCCGGGCTCCGCGCAGACCGCGCAGCTGGCCCTCTGGTCGGGCCGTTCCCCGCAGGCGCTGGCCTCCGGCAAGATCGCCACCCTCGGCGAGACCTGGGTGGACAACACGCAGAGCGGGGCGTCCGGGGACACGTTCGGCTCGCTCGGCGCGATCACCGCCGGCGGGCAGGGCGTCAGCGCGAGCGTCGTCGACTCCAAGACCGTCAAGGTCTCGTTCACGCCCAACTCCGACGGCAGTTTCCGGGTCGTCGCCGCCGCCCCGCACTGGACCGGCGGTGACGCCCAGGCCACCGCCACGACCCTGCTCGGCAGCGACGCGACCACCGCCTCCTCGACTCTCAAGGCATCCCACCTGTCCTGGTGGCACTCCTTCTGGGGCAGGGTCGGTCTGATCAAGCTCTCGTCCTCCGACGGCAGCGCCGACTACATGGAGAACCTGCGCGTTCTGGACCTGTACGGCGCCGCCGCGCAGAGCCGCGACACGTACCCCGGATCCCAGGCCGGCATCGCCGACCTGTTCTCCCCGTACCAGGACAGCCATCGGTGGGACCCGGGCGCGTGGTGGCACTGGAACACCCGCATGCAGGTCCAGGCGAACCTCTCCGCCGGCGCCTTCGACCTCAACGACCCCTACTTCCGCCTCTATCGCGACAACCTGAGCAACATCCAGGGCTGGACCAAGGCCCACATGGGCAACCGTGCCGGCATCTGCGTCCCGGAGACGATGCGCTTCAACGGCGTCGGCTACGAGAACGGAAGCAACTACGCCGCGCTGAACTGCGACTCCGCGACCAGCGCCACCTGGAACGCCCGCACCATCAGCACCGGCGCCGAGGTCGGCCTGTGGGTCTGGCAGCAGTACAAGATGACCGGTGACCAGTCGTTCCTGTCGGCCAACTACCCGCTGATGGCCGAGGCCGCCCGCTTCCTGCTGGCCTACTCCACCACCGGCGCCGACGGTTTCCTGCACACCTTCCCCTCCAACGCGCACGAGACGCAGTGGGACGTCCACGACCCCACCACCGACATCGCCGCCATGCAGGCCCTGTTCCCGGTGACCGTCCAGGCCGCGCAGACACTGGGCCGTGACGCCGATCTCGTGACGCAGCTCAACGCCGCGATCCCCAAGATCCGCCCCTTCGCCCGCACCGACATCGCGACCAAGAGCCAACTGCTCTCCGCGGCCGACGACGCCGCCGGCGCCGACATGCTCGCGCCCTCCTACGACCCTTCGGCGACCAAGCACAACAGCGAGAACATCGGCCTGGAACCGGTGTGGCCCTACAACCTGATCGGCGACTCCGGAAGCCTGACCGACCTGGCGAAGCGCACCTTCACCAACCGCCCCAACAAGCTGGAGAACGACTGGAGCAACGACCCCATCCAGGCCGCCCGCCTCGGACTGGGCAGCGACGTCGCCAGCACCCTTGTCGGGCTCACCAAGAAGTACCAGACGCTGCCCTCGGGGCTGGCCACCTTCGTGGGCAACGAGCCGTACGGCGAGCAGCAGGGCGTGGTCGCCGCGGCGCTGAGCGAGGCGCTGGTGCAGGACTACGACGGCCTGGTCCGCATCGCCCCCGCCCTGCCGTCGGGCTGGGACGCGGACGGCACGGTGTTCATCCAGGGCGGCAGCAAGGTCTCCGTCCAGGTCCGCGGCGGAACCGTGACCACCGTCGGCATCAACGCCGGCTCCACCGGCACCATCAACGTCCGCAACCCCTGGCCCAGCCAGCAGGTCCAGGTCGTCGACGGCGACGACGAGAGCACCGTCGTGGTCGCCTCGACGACCGCCTCCCAGATCGCCGTCCCCGCCGTGAACGGCCACTCGTACCTCGTCCAGCAGGTCTCCGACCCCGTCGGCGGACGTACGGTGACCGCGGTGACGGGCACCCCGGCCACCCAGCCCCGTACTCTCGGCTCGGTGTCGATCGGCCTGACGGCCACCGGCAGCCTGGTGAGCGCCGCGTCGAACCGCTGCATGGACGACCCGGGCGCCAGCACCACCAACGGCACCCAGATCGACATCTGGGACTGCGGTGGGGGTACGAACCAGAAATGGACACCCACCGCCGGTAACGCCCTGACCGTCCTGGGCAAGTGCCTGGACGCCAGCGGTGGCGGAACCACCAACGGCACCAAGGTGATCATCTACACCTGCAGCGGTTCCACCAACCAGCAATGGACCTTCCAGGCGGACGGCAGCATCAAGGGCGTGCAGTCCGGCCTGTGCCTGGACGTCACCGGAGGCGCCACGACGAACGGCACCAAGCTCCAGCTCTGGACGTGTACAGGCGCCGCCAACCAGCGCTGGACCAAGGTCTGA
- a CDS encoding type II toxin-antitoxin system PemK/MazF family toxin, whose translation MTAFTDENVPGRFGATATTEADPREVGRVRTEYSPAHDGDPDPGEIVWTWVPFEENDGRGKDRPVLVVAREAAGTVLAVQLSSKRHDGDREWVAIGSGPWDRTGRDSWVDVDRVLRLHEEGMRREACALDRGRFNLVRQRLHERYGWT comes from the coding sequence GTGACTGCGTTTACCGATGAGAACGTCCCCGGCCGCTTCGGCGCCACCGCCACCACCGAGGCCGACCCCCGCGAGGTCGGCAGGGTGCGCACCGAGTACTCCCCCGCCCACGACGGCGACCCGGACCCCGGGGAGATCGTGTGGACCTGGGTGCCCTTCGAGGAGAACGACGGCCGCGGCAAGGACCGGCCCGTGCTCGTGGTCGCCCGCGAGGCGGCCGGCACCGTCCTCGCCGTACAACTGTCGAGCAAGCGGCACGACGGGGACCGGGAGTGGGTCGCCATCGGCAGCGGCCCCTGGGACCGCACCGGGCGGGACTCCTGGGTGGACGTCGACCGCGTCCTGCGCCTCCACGAGGAGGGCATGCGCCGCGAAGCCTGCGCCCTGGACCGGGGCCGCTTCAACCTGGTCAGGCAGCGGCTGCACGAGCGGTACGGCTGGACCTGA
- the egtA gene encoding ergothioneine biosynthesis glutamate--cysteine ligase EgtA, with protein sequence MSDSTGDCTKPRTSLPEAELEALVRGICFKTGPPRRIGVELEWLVHELRGPRLPVTSERLAAAYAALRTVPLKSALTVEPGGQLELSSQPADSLTECIATVSADLAAVRAALAEHGLGLVGLGHDPWHPPRRYLREPRYDAMETCLDRTGPAGRAMMCTSASVQVCVDAGYEEPGPLGLGRRWWLAHQLGPVLVAAFANSPLARSEPTGWLSTRQLLWTEIGKGRAGGPDLDAAPREAWARHVLDAPVMCIRRDSGPWDVPEGLTFREWARSAVPRQPTREDLDYHVSTLFPPVRPRGHLELRMIDAQPGEDGWIVPLAVTAALFDDPETAETAYRVVKPLAERTLSLPAPHNPLWIDAARHGLADPELREAAVACFSAALEGLPRLGATPEVTGAVETYLHDYVIRGRCPADDLLDRTHGSLGKEIRT encoded by the coding sequence ATGTCCGACTCCACAGGCGACTGTACGAAGCCTCGTACATCGCTTCCCGAAGCAGAGCTCGAGGCCCTGGTCCGTGGCATCTGCTTCAAGACCGGCCCGCCCCGCCGCATCGGGGTGGAACTGGAATGGCTCGTCCACGAGCTGCGCGGCCCGCGGCTCCCCGTGACATCCGAACGACTCGCGGCGGCCTACGCCGCACTGCGGACCGTGCCCCTGAAGTCGGCGCTCACCGTCGAACCGGGCGGCCAGCTGGAGCTGAGTTCCCAGCCCGCCGACTCCCTGACGGAGTGCATCGCCACCGTCTCCGCCGACCTCGCCGCCGTCCGGGCGGCCCTCGCCGAGCACGGTCTCGGCCTCGTCGGCCTGGGGCACGACCCCTGGCACCCACCGCGCAGATATCTCCGCGAACCCCGCTACGACGCCATGGAGACCTGCCTCGACCGCACCGGCCCGGCAGGCCGCGCCATGATGTGCACCTCGGCCTCCGTGCAGGTGTGCGTCGACGCCGGGTACGAGGAGCCCGGCCCCCTGGGGCTCGGACGCCGCTGGTGGCTGGCGCACCAGCTGGGCCCCGTCCTGGTGGCCGCCTTCGCGAACTCCCCCCTCGCCCGTTCGGAACCCACCGGCTGGCTCTCCACCCGCCAGCTGCTGTGGACGGAGATCGGGAAGGGCCGGGCGGGCGGCCCCGACCTGGACGCCGCGCCGCGTGAAGCCTGGGCCCGGCACGTCCTGGACGCGCCGGTGATGTGCATACGGCGGGACAGCGGGCCCTGGGACGTCCCGGAGGGGCTCACCTTCCGGGAGTGGGCCAGGTCGGCGGTGCCCCGGCAGCCGACCCGGGAGGATCTCGACTACCACGTCTCGACGCTGTTCCCGCCGGTCAGGCCGCGCGGCCATCTCGAACTGCGCATGATCGACGCGCAGCCCGGTGAGGACGGCTGGATCGTCCCGCTCGCCGTGACGGCCGCGCTCTTCGACGACCCGGAGACCGCCGAGACGGCGTACCGGGTGGTCAAGCCGCTCGCCGAGCGCACCCTGTCCCTGCCCGCGCCGCACAATCCGCTGTGGATCGACGCGGCCCGCCACGGCCTCGCCGATCCCGAACTGCGGGAGGCGGCCGTGGCGTGCTTCTCGGCGGCCCTGGAAGGTCTGCCCCGGCTGGGCGCCACGCCCGAGGTCACGGGCGCCGTCGAAACGTATCTGCACGACTACGTGATCCGGGGCCGCTGCCCCGCCGACGATCTGCTGGACCGGACCCACGGTTCGCTCGGGAAGGAAATCCGCACATGA
- a CDS encoding TIGR02452 family protein yields the protein MSARLRGIAQETEQIVAAGRYRAPDGREVVLAAEIEAARAGTRMVGPGPVAVPDFAPADTFIEVTGESSLEAARRLGDGLSERVAVLNFASARNPGGGYLNGAQAQEEALCRASALYTCQLRAREFYDHHRAHRDPFYTDRVIHSPAVPVFRDDRGRLLDSPHLVGFLTAAAPNAGVVRRTAPDRVAELPRALAVRAERVLSVAVAEGYRRLVLGAWGCGVFQNDPAQVAGAFRTLLGFGGRFEGAFEHVVFGVLDRTRGEVVRAEFARAFADRVPQRG from the coding sequence ATGAGCGCGCGGCTGCGCGGTATCGCGCAGGAGACGGAACAGATCGTCGCGGCGGGTCGCTATCGGGCGCCGGACGGGCGCGAGGTGGTGCTGGCCGCGGAGATCGAGGCGGCGCGGGCGGGGACGCGGATGGTCGGCCCCGGGCCGGTGGCGGTGCCGGACTTCGCTCCCGCGGACACGTTCATCGAGGTCACGGGGGAGAGCAGCCTGGAGGCGGCCCGTCGGCTCGGCGACGGCCTGAGCGAGCGCGTGGCCGTGCTGAACTTCGCCTCTGCACGCAATCCCGGCGGTGGCTATCTGAACGGCGCCCAGGCCCAGGAAGAGGCGCTGTGCCGGGCTTCCGCGCTGTACACCTGCCAGCTCCGGGCCCGTGAGTTCTACGACCACCACCGTGCCCATCGCGACCCGTTCTACACCGACCGGGTCATCCACTCACCGGCCGTGCCCGTGTTCCGGGACGACCGCGGCCGTCTGCTGGACTCGCCGCACCTGGTCGGCTTCCTCACGGCGGCCGCACCCAACGCCGGAGTGGTGCGCCGGACGGCACCCGATCGGGTGGCCGAACTGCCGCGGGCCCTCGCGGTGCGCGCCGAGCGGGTGCTCTCGGTCGCCGTGGCCGAGGGCTACCGGCGACTGGTGCTGGGCGCCTGGGGCTGCGGGGTCTTCCAGAACGACCCCGCGCAGGTGGCGGGGGCGTTCCGGACACTGCTCGGCTTCGGCGGACGGTTCGAGGGCGCCTTCGAACACGTGGTGTTCGGGGTGCTGGACCGAACCCGGGGCGAGGTGGTCCGGGCGGAGTTCGCACGGGCGTTCGCGGACCGCGTGCCGCAGCGGGGCTGA